The Deltaproteobacteria bacterium genome segment GTTATTCAATAATCTGGCTGACCACGCCGGCGCCCACGGTGCGGCCCCCTTCCCGGATGGCAAAGCGCAGCTCCTTCTCCAGGGCAATGGGGGTGATCAGGCTGACCTCCAGGGAAACATTGTCCCCCGGCATCACCATCTCCACCCCTTCCGGCAGGGTCACCACCCCGGTGACGTCGGTGGTGCGAAAGTAAAACTGCGGCCGATAACCATTGAAAAACGGCGTATGCCGCCCGCCTTCCTCCTTGGTCAGAATATAGACCTCGCACTTGAACTTGGTGTGCGGCGTGATCGACCCCGGCTTGGCCACTACCTGGCCCCGCTCCACCTCATCCTTCTTGGTGCCCCGGAGCAGCACGCCAATATTGTCCCCCGCCTGACCCTGGTCCAGGGTCTTGCGGAACATCTCCACCCCAGTGCACACCGTCTTGAAGGTGGGCCGAAAACCGACAATCTCAATCTCTTCCCCCACCCGGATGATGCCCCGCTCCACCCGACCGGTGACCACCGTGCCCCGACCGGAAATCGAAAACACATCCTCAATGGGCATCAAAAAGGGCTTGTCAATGTCCCGCACCGGCTCCGGAATATAGCTGTCCACCGCCTCCATCAACTCAAAAACACAGCGGGCCTCCGGCGAATCCGGATCATCGCTCTCCAAAGCCTTCAGGGCCGAACCCTTGATGATCGGAATCTCATCCCCCGGAAAATCATACTTGGACAACAACTCCCGCAACTCCAACTCCACCAGCTCAATCAGCTCCGGGTCATCCACCATGTCGGTCTTGTTCAAAAACACCACAATGCTGGGCACACCCACCTGCCGGGCCAACAAGATGTGCTCCCGGGTCTGCGGCATGGGGCCGTCATCCGCCCCCACCACCAAAATGGCCCCGTCCATCTGGGCCGCCCCGGTGATCATGTTCTTGATATAGTCCGCATGCCCCGGACAGTCCACATGCGCATAATGCCGCTTGTCGGTCTCATACTCCACATGCGCCGTGGCAATGGTAATCCCCCGCTCCTTCTCCTCCGGCGCCTTGTCAATCTGGTCAAAGGGAATATACTCCGCCATCCCCTTGCGGGCCAAATGCTTGGTGATCGCCGAGGTCAAGGTCGTCTTGCCATGATCAATATGTCCAATGGTCCCCACATTCACATGCGGCTTCTTGCGCTCAAACTTCTTCTTGGCCATCCGGGATTAACTATCTCACCATATCGCTCTGGAGCCCACGACCGGGATCGAACCGGTGAACCTCTTCCTTACCAAGGAAGTGCTCTACCTACTGAGCTACGTGGGCCCTACCTGGAGCGGGAAACGGGACTCGAACCCGCAACCCTCAGCTTGGAAGGCTGATGCTCTGGCCAATTGAGCTATTCCCGCCCTAATGCCAAGGATTGGAAGGGGCCAGATTGATTTCAGGCATCGTTGAAGATGTTTTCCCCCTGTCTCGAAACCCCAATCTCCCTGCTGTAAAATTTTATGGTGGAGAGGGGAGGATTCGAACCTCCGAAGGCATCGCCGACAGATTTACAGTCTGTTCCCTTTGGCCGCTCGGGAACCTCTCCACTGTATATGGCCTGGGCGCCCCAGACCGTCTCCACCTGGTTTGTTCAAATTCTCGGAGTTGCTATGGAGCTGGCGATGGGATTCGAACCCGCAACCTGCTGATTACAAATCAGCTGCTCTACCATTGAGCTACGCCAGCCCGGAACCCCATCGTGCCCAATAATCCAGGCACTAAAATGTATCTTTATATATTTAAATAAGATTAGCAAATCTGTCAAGATTTTTTTAGCAGGATTATTATATCCCAACTTGCCCTCCGCCAGCTGCGGGCAAAATAATCCGCAGATCTCCGGCAGCACCGGTTAGATGCACATTTTCAGCTTCCGTTTCCACGGTTATTCATTGTATAATCCATCCTCAGGCAGCAGCCCAGATAGCTAAGGGAGTAGTTAAATGTGGGTAGCCCTCGTGCAGATGCACAGCACCACCGACATAGAGCACAATCGGCTTCGGGCTCGCCAACTGATCCAGGAAGCCGCCCGCCGAGGGGCCCGGCTGGTGGCTCTGCCGGAGCACTTTGCCTATTTAGGACCAAGAGAGGAAGAAAACCTGCCCACGGCCCAACCCCTGGACGGCCCTTTAGTGCAGGAATTCCGACAACTGGCGGCGGAACTGGGGATTTATCTGTTGCTGGGCACCTTTCCAGAGATAGCGGCGCCAGGGCCTAAACCTTACAATACTTCAGTGTTGCTCGGTCCTCAGGGAAATCTGCTGGCCTATTATCGAAAAATCCATCTCTTTGATATTACCCTGCCGGGCCGGACGACTTATCAGGAATCCCGTTATGTTCAGTCCGGCCAGAAGGTGGTCACCGCGTCCCTCTCCGAAGAAGCTTTTACCATCGGGTTGGCCATTTGCTATGATTTAAGATTCCCGGAGCTATTCCGCTTCCTGGTAGACCAAGGGGCTGAGGTTATCATCCTGCCTGCGGCCTTTACCTTACACACCGGCAAGGATCACTGGGAGGTCCTGCTTAGGGCCCGAGCCATTGAAAATCAGGTATATATCCTGGCCCCGGCCCAGTTTGGCCAGCATGGGCCCCAACGGGAAAGCTATGGTCGCTCCATGGTGGTCGATCCCTGGGGTCTGATGTTAGCCCAGGCCCCGGATGGGGAAGGGGTGATTTACGCCTGGTTAGAGCGGGAACGATTACAGCGGGTGCGGGCTCACCTCCCCTCCCTGCAACATCGGCGGTTACCAGTCGCCGGTCTGGAGGCCAGTACCGTTAAACCCCGGCCTTAATATCCTTTAATTTTCGGCCGACTCCTAAAAATATTTGATGCTTATCGATTCGGGCCGCATTGCCTTCTACTCGGGATAGGGTCAGCGCCCCCCGGCCTTGGCAATCTTTTCCCGCTGCGACTGACACTCCCGACACAAGGAAGTCTGGGGCATGATTTCCAGCCGCCGGGGTTCAATGGGTGCGCCACAGTCTTCGCAGAAACCATAGGTGCCATTATCCATCCGAATTAAGGCTTCTTCGATGGCCATAAGTTCCTGGCGTTTGGGTTCGATAAGGGAAAATTGGGTCTCTTCCAGGAGGTTGGCCAAGGCCTGATCTTCGTTATCCCGGACAGTAGACAGGAGATCCTGGTAGCTTTCTCCTAAACCAGTCTTGATCTGGGTCTTGACCTCTTGCCATAATTTGCGTTTGCGCTCCAGCAGACGCTCCCGCAATTCCGTCAGCTTCTGGGGGTCCCTAACTGTCATGATCATTTCTCCAATAAGCGGATAAATCAGGCAGTTTAAGTTCTGTTCCCGCGGTTATTCCAGAAAGTCCTCCAGCGTTGACTTGCGGGTAGGATGCTTTAGCCGTTTCAGAGCCTTTTTTTCAATCTGGCGAATACGTTCCCGAGAAACCTTAAACTCCCGACCGATTTCCTCCAGGGTATGTTCCACCTCGGCCCCGATGCCGAACCGCATCTTCATGATCTTCTCTTCGCGGGGAGTTAAAGTAGCAAGAATGGCATCGGTCTTTTCGCCCAGCTCGGAGCTGACTATGGCTTCATGAGGAGAAATGGCCTGATCATTGCGGATGAAATCCCCCAGCCGATCCCCTTCATCGCCCACCGGGGTTTCCAAGGAAATAGGTTCGTCGGAGAGATTGGTGACTACCAGAATTTTGTCCTCCGGCACCCCGGAACGCTCGGAAATCTCCTTGAGCAAAGGTTCTCGTCCCAACTCCTTAAGCAGATCATAGAAAGCTCGATAGCAGCGGTTGCGGATTTCCTGTAGGTGGACCGGAATCCGGATAGTACGGGTCTTGTCATAGATCGCCCGGGTAATAGTCTGCCGGATCCACCAGGAGGCAAAGGTGCTCAAGCGGTAGCCAGTGGTATAATCATATCGGGTGACGGCCTTCATCAACCCCAGATTCCCTTCCTGGATCAGATCTGAAAAGCTCAATCCCCGGTGTAAATATTTTTTGGCAATGCTCACCACCAGCCGCAGGTTGGCCTTGATCATCTCATCCCTGGCTTTGGTGACCTCTTTTTCCTTTTCTTTAATCTCCTTGGCCAGTTGCTTAACTTCCCCCGCCTCCGGATGGCGGCGTTGGACCTGTTTTAGGGTCTGATGGATAAAACGGAATAATTTCTCCTTGGCCTGGGCCGTCTTCTCTCCATTCTGAAACCACTCCTCTACCTTTTGTCGCAGGTATTGCATCTCCTCCAGGTCAGACTTGCTGGCATAAACCATCTTCAGAATGCTCTCCTGGCCATTCTTGATGATTTTCCCTAATTTTTTCTCTTCCTCGGGAGTCAAGACCGAATAGCGCAGCATCTCCCGAAAATAAGCCGCAACAATGCCCTCTTGTTCGGGAACCTCTTCGGATTCCGCAGGCTCCTCGGCCTCGGCAGCCTCTTCGGGCAGTTCTACTTCGCCGTAGCCGACTTCTTCTAAACTATCAACCACCTCGATTTCTTCTTCCTGCAAAGTATCAAATACTTCCTTGATTTGAATGGGATCAACCATTTCCGCCGGTAAAATCTCATTAAGGTGGTCATAGGTCACATAACCACCTTTTTCTTTACCCAAATTGATAAGTTTGTTGATATAATCACTCTCCATAGGAGATTCCCCTTGATGCGGTAAACATTTCCGCCCTTAGGTAAATGCAAAAATTACCAATCTATAAATATTAACATAGAGAATTTTATTTAGCAAGTCCTTGGGGCTTTTTTAAATTTTTTCCTAAGGCTTCCCTTTTATTTTTTGTTTTGCGCTTATTCTCCTCAGCCTTCTGCTCCGGGGTCTGGGTCGATCCACCAGCCCCATCCCTTGAGGATCACTCAGATATGATTCAACCCCTTATTTTAATGGAGAAAGATTATTTACGGGTTGTTATAAAAACCGCCTGGCATAGTCCTATAATAAAAATATCGGTTCATAATGTTTAAAAACTAATTATCTCCGGTAAAGTTGTCAAGCTAAGCTAATTCCTTATTATTAAAAATAATTCCCCTTGCTGAGTCGAGGCTTTTGGCTTAAAATCAACTAGCTCTGGGGGGCAACTAGACCCCGCCAAGGAAATTTTTCCCCATAGCCCCAAGAATTAGGCCCGGCGTAAGGTAATATAAGGGAGACTATTCGATGTCGCACCAGTTGATTAAAGACCTCCGGGAGGGAGATCTGGTCCAGCAATTTTTTATCCTGCGGCAGGTCGAATCACGCCTGACCCGGAACGGGGAGCCTTATCTGGCCCTCCTGTTGGGTGACCGCAGTGGCTTTTTGAAAGGCAAGGTCTGGTCGGATGTATTGGAAAGGTATGCCGAGCCTTTTACCCAGGGGGATTATGTGGCCGTCAAGGGGCGAGTCAATTCTTTCAATAATGAACTGCAGCTAACCGTGCAAGCCATTATGACCGTAGACCGCCTCCGCCAGCTCAAAAAGGAGGTCAAAGACTTTGATCCTACCTTACTGATTCTATCTAGCCCCTATGATCTGGACCAGATGTGGCAGGAGTTGTTGAATCTGGCCGCCGAGCATTTGGAATCTCCGCTGAAGGAACTGGTGCTGGGTCTGCTCAAGAAGCACGCCGAGACTTTTAAGGTCTGCCCGGCGGCCCGACTCTATCACCATGCCTATTTGGGGGGATTGTTGGAACACACCTGGTTCCTGGCCCGCATGGCTTTGCAAGCCACCGCGATTTATGCGCACCTCAACCGCAATCTGGTGCTGGCCGGAATCATCCTGCACGATATTGGTAAAGTTAAAGAAATCACCACCCCCCATGCGCCGGAATATTCTATTTCCGGGCAATTATTAGGGCATATTATCCTGGGCCTGGAAATGGTGCGGGAGGAAGCCGCGGCCCAGGACTTTCCAGACCCCCACCTGCTGCTGCAATTAGAGCATATTATCGTCTCCCATCACGGCTACCATGAGTTTGGCTCCCCGGTGCTACCCAAGACCCGGGAAGCGCTGCTGGTATATTATCTGGACGATCTGGATGCCAAATTGAAAATGATGGACCAGCACCTTGAAGTCGACAGCGGGGACCGTGATTTTACCAGTTATAACCGTCTATTGCAGCGCCAGCTATATAAGGCCCTGGAATATCCCGAAACCGCCCCCGCAGACCCTGGCCTCGCCGAGGATTAGTTTTAAATCTTGGCAATTTTGCCATTGACAGAAGCATAAATAGTTATTAATTTAACAAAAATAGAATTGAAAGGAAATCAGTCCAAAAATACCGATGTTGGCTAGCGGAGTTGAGGTAAAGAGTCTCTTTCATCATCAGGCGAGGTCAGCGTCAGGGAATCCAACCTGGTGCTTTTGTTAGTTGAAAATGCGCAACCGATAATTTCAGAAATCACTAACTATTAAAGTCAGGAGGATTTCATGTTTAAGAAGATCTTGGTTCCACTGGACGGTTCGGAATTGGCGGCAAAGATCTTGCCTCAAGTGGAGGAGTTGGCCAAAACCTGTCAAGCCCAGGTCACTTTATTGACGGTGGGCAGTACCGGAGTTTTGGGTGTGGAAGGAATGCCCAGCCCCGAGGTGTTTAAGGATGCTGCCGCCCAAGAAAAGCGGGTCTCGGAAAGGTACCTCGAAAAGATGGCCAATGATATGAAGGGCAAAGGTCTGGAGGTCAACTGGGCCTATGTTGAAGGCATGCCGGCCCAACAGATCATTGCTTATGCCAAGGATAACAATATGGACCTGATCGCCCTGGCCACCCACGGCCGCGGCGAAGTCGCCTGGGTGATTGGTAGCGTGGCCGAAAAGGTGGTCAGCCACGCCACTGTGCCGGTGTTGTTGCTACGGGTAATCGAATTTAAGCCACCGGCCCTGAAAGAGGCATATTTCCTGGGTGCCTAAGGTAGGAGCGGTTAATCTCTGGGCTGGCCACCTAAGATTTAGGCCCAGAACTGAGAATTGAAGAGTACATAACAGTTAGTAATCAGCCGGAAATCTTGAAGATTAGGGGCGCAATTTATTGCGCCCTGAATTTTTTCTGTAAAACCAATCGCTTCCCTGGTCTGCCAGTAAGCGTAAATTGCCCCGCCAAGCAGACAGCCTGGCTTTCCTCAAATCAGCCCCTTGAGGCTGGGATAGGGTTCTAAGGTTTTATTTCTTGGCAGTTAGTGGCCGTGCCTTTTCTGATATTCTTCCCGGGTCCGGTTGAGCAACCCCCCAGCCGCCACAATCTGCCGGTGACGGTCAGAAAGCTTGACCCGCACCCAGATAGTCTCATCATTGACCTCGACCGGCAGGCGCTCCTCTCCAGCCAGCAACCGACGCCGGACGTCCGGGAGTCGCATGCGAGCCCCAGCGGTTAGCTGATCGTAATCCTCGGGGTTTTCGAAGATCAAGGGCAGAATGCCGAAATTAATCAGATTGGCCTGATGGATGCGGGCGAAACTCTTGGCCAGTTTGACTCGCACGCCCAGGTAGCGGGGAGCCAGGGCGGCGTGTTCCCGGCTGGAACCCTGGCCATAATTCTCCCCGCCGATGATCACCCCCTCCCCTTTCTGTCGGGCCCGCCGGGAAAAATCCGCATCCACGGCGGCAAAGACATATTCGCTGATCCCCGGGATATTACTGCGTAACGGTAAGATCTGGCTGCCGGCCGGCATGATGTGGTCGGTGGTAATATTATCCCCGACTTTCAAAAGAATTTCGCCTTCCCAGCTTTCCGGCAAGGGGGTTAGTTCGGGGAAGGGCTTTATATTGGGCCCGCGGACGATCTCGCCCGGCGGAGCTTCGGAACTGGCGGTCTGAATATGACTATTGTCGACCAGATAGCGACGGGGCCGCGCCACCCGAGGATAATCCCCCAAGCGGCGAGGATCAACGATCTCCCCATAAATTGCCGCAGCTACTGCGGTTTCTGGACTGGCCAGATAGACTTGGTCATCCTTGGTACCGCTGCGGCCCGGGAAATTGCGCGGGAAAGTGCGGATCGATACTGTCCCCGTGGCCGGAGCCTGGCCCATGCCAATGCAGCCCAGACACCCGGGTTGGTGAATCCGGGCCCCGGCCTGGAGCAAAGTAACCAGACCCCCCGCCAACGCGACATTTTCCAGCACCTGTCTGGAGCCTGGATTGATTTCCAGACTCACCCGGGGGTGCACCTGTCGGTCTTCCAAGGCCCGGGCCACCACCATCAGGTCCCGATAGGAAGAGTTGCTGCAGGAACCAATGATCACCTGGTGCACCGGGGTACCCTCGACTTCCCGGACTTCCTTGACATTATCCGGGGAAGAGGGGCAGGCAATCCGGGCGGAGAGGCTTTCCAGGTCCAGATCCAGGATGGTGCCGAAGCCTTTGGTGCCCCTGGCCTTGAGCGGACGGAAACTCTCGACCCGGTCCTGGAGAGCTAGAAACCGCTTAGTTTGACTGTCGGCCGGAAACACCGAGGTGGTAGCGCCCAATTCTGCTCCCATGTTGGCAATCGTGGCCCGGTCACTGACGGTCAGATTCTTCACTCCAGGGCCAAAATATTCCAGGATTTTCCCTACTCCGCCCTTAACGCTCAGGCGGCGCAGCAATTCCAGAATGATGTCCTTGGCGGAAACCCAGGGAGGCAGATGGCCGCTCAGGTGGATACCCACGATCTCGGGCATGATGAGATAGAACGGTTGGCCAGCCATGGCCAGGGCCACATCCAGGCCCCCGGCCCCCAGGGCCAGCATCCCCGCCCCGCCGGCCGTGGGGGTATGGCTATCCGAGCCCAACAGAGTCTGGCCCGGGACGCTAAACTGCTCCAGATGTACCTGGTGACAGATGCCGTTGCCGGGCGGCGAAAAGTTGATCCCGTAGCAAGCTGCGATGGATTGCAAGAAGCGGTGGTCATCGGCATTCTTAAAATCAGTCTGGAGCAGGTTATGATCAACATAACTCACCGAAACCTTGGTACGCACCTGGGGCACGCCCAAGGATTCAAACTCCAGATACGCCAGGGTCCCGGTAGCATCTTGGGTCAGGGTCTGGTCGATGCTTATGGCGATCTCCTCACCGGCGGCCAGTTGGCCGGAGACCAAATGTCAACCGCCAGTTACCCTCTGGTCCATATTCAGGCCGCCCAAAACTTGGCTCAAATCCATAACTGGAATCGGCGGTTTTTATTATCCGGAAGAAAGCCGGAAGTCTCCATTTGCCAGTTGCGGGAGTCGAAAAATCACCTCAACCCCGATGGGTTTTTAAATACTCGATTAAGACATCGGGGCGATTACTGCCGATGCCGTCAAGTTCCAGGTCTAAAAAGGGCTTTAATAATTCAATGGTATCGATATTCCAGATAAAGACCATAAGACCGGCGCGCTTGGCGGTCTGCACCAGGTCTTGGCTGACAAAAGCATAATTGAGGACTAGAGCCTCGGCCCCGGCGCCGCGGGCCATGGCCACCGGATCAACCGGATGGCCGACCAACAGGACTCCGGTTCTGATCTTTGGCTCAAGCTCTCGCAAAGCCTTGACCGCAGGGTGCCAGAAAGAGATGGCATGGGCGTCGTCGAACAGATTATGCACCTGGAAAAATTTCGCCAGCGGAGCCACCGCGTCCGGCTGCTTCAACTCCACCACTAAATGGGCTCGGCTCCGCACCAGGTCAACGACTTCTTCAAGGGCTGGAATGCGCTCTCCCTGCCCGGCATCCAGGCGCTGCAGTTCGTCCCAGGTTAAATCCTTGACCCGGCCGCGGCCATTGGTAGTGCGATCCACGGTCTCGTCGTGGATCACCGCCAGACGGCCATCCCGGCTCAGTTGAACATCAATCTCCACCGCTTCCACACCCATTTCCAGGGCCCTGCGGATTGACCGTAAGGTATTTTCCGGTTCATAGGCCGGTGCGCCCCGATGCCCCATAATGCGAACCATCTTCACCTCCTCAAGTTTATGCCTGGAATTTTCTCCATGTCCGGATTGTCCTGTCAAGCTTTTTATGAGTCTGGAGTAGATAATGGAATTTTGATTCCCTTGAGATGACGATTATGATTAAATTCTGGAAGGCGGCCCCAAACCCAAGCGGCCCGCAAATCCGGCTTGACAAAACCTGGACAGAGACATAAAATTAGGCGATAAAATATATGGATATCTCTATATTTTTCCCTTTGATCAGCTCTACCCTAACGAGCGCGGTGGCTGCCGCCAGTACCTCGGATTTGGATATTCTGCCCATTGTTCAGGCAGCTGGCCCCATGGTCAAGGGGGTTATGTTGGTCCTGCTGTTTTTTTCCATAGTCTGCTGGGCCATTATTTTTGCCAAACTGGTCCTGTTGACCCGGGCCAAAAAGCAGACCATGGAGTTTCTAGAGATTTTCTGGAGCGCCAAAAATCTGTCCACGGCTTACCATGATACCCGGCATTTGCGGGCTTCGCCGGTGGCCGAAATCTATCGTTTGGGTTATATTGAACTGGGCAAATTACGGCAGACCAAGACTACCTTGGATAATCCGGGCCACGAGACTCAGGCCTCGGTCTCCCTGCGGGCCGGCTTAGACAATGTCAGCCGAGCCTTGCGACGGGCGATAAGTGCCGAGACCACCCGGCTGTCGCGGGCCCTGACCTTTTTGGCTACTACTGGCAACACCGCCCCCTTTATCGGGCTGTTCGGCACTGTCTGGGGAATTATGAACGCCTTCCGGGGCATCAGCCTTAAAGGCAGCGCCACCCTGAGCATGGTTGCCCCGGGGATTGCCGAAGCCCTGATTGCCACCGCGGCGGGGTTGGCGGCAGCCATCCCGGCGGTAATTGCCTATAACTATTTCCTTAGCAAAGTCAGGGTCTTGGAAGCCGAAATGGGCAACTTTGCCGCTGATTTACTCAATATTATTGAGCGGGATCTACTGCGTCGGGTCCAGCCCCGGGAAGCACAGGGTCATGGCCGCAGCGAGCTTTAATAACAATAAAGAGCCCATGGCCGATATCAATGTCACCCCTTTGGTGGACGTGATGTTGGTATTATTGATTATTTTTATGGTCACCGCACCGATGATGACCCAAGGGGTGGATGTCAATCTGCCCCAGACTACGGCCGGACCGCTGGAGGCCAAAAAGCCGCCGGTAATCGTTTCTATCACCCCCGGCGGGGAAATCTATATCAATGAACAGCGGGGAGAACTCGCTACCCTGGGTGCCGCCATTGCCCAGGAGGAAAAGCTTCATGGCCCGGGGCCAGTTTACCTGAAGGCGGATCGCACCGTGCCATACGGCCTGGTAGTTCAGGTGATGGGCCGCCTTAAAGCCGCGGGAGTGGAAAAACTGGGCATGGTAACCGAATCACCGGTAGAAAAGTCGGAATGATGGACATTAAGTGGAAAAGAGGGGCCATCGAACCCCAGACCCCCAAAGAACGTTTGGGAGTGATGCTGTTAGTGTCCCTGGTCTGTCATCTGGCCCTGTTTGCGGTGGTGCTATACCTAAAGCCGTTTGCCAGACACTGGCCGGAAGTAACTCCCACATATACCGTAGATCTGGTGAATCTGCCTCTGCCGGGCCCACCCAACCCCGAGGCAGAAACAGTCCCGGCATTGCCCCTCGGTCCCAGTGCAATTAAAGCCCCGAAACCAGTACCTCAGGAGCAGGGGCCAGCACCGGAAACCAAGTCTATAAAAAAGCTTGCCCCGTCAGCCCCTGAACTCCCGGCGAAGTCAGCCCCAAAATCGGCAGTGGAAAGCCCTCGGCCCACTTTAACCAAACCGGATCGACCCGCGCCTCAGGTACCTTTAGCGGAAGCCAAAAAAACGCCGGCAGTAAAACCTACTCCGGCCCCCAGCCCGCCCGCGGTCCAAAAGTCCGAGGCCAAAAAGACGGCTCCGGTGGCCCAGATCCGGCCCGAAGTGAAGCCCTCGCATGCTGAAAATCAGAAACCAACGGCTAGTGCTAAGTCCAAAAGCGTGCCAGTACAACCGCCCGGGCCATCCCCTGCAGCCGAGGCAGTTAAACCCAAACCCCTGTCATTTCCGGAAGTTGCCAAGATCAAATCCGAAGCGCCCCAAAAAACAGTTCCAGACAAAACAGTTTCAGATACGAAGGCTAAAACCAAGAGTGCTGGTCCTTCCCCAAGCCAGGTGCGGCAGCCATCGCCTTCGGCCGCCAAGCCTGGCCCCGAGGCGGCTGGAACCGGGAATGCCGCTAAATCGGAGAGTCGGCCGCCGGCTCCCCCATCTGCAGCCGCCGCCAAGACTGGGGATAAAACCCAGGGCCAGGCCGAACCCACAGCTCCGGCTCAGGTCAAACGGAACCAGAGCATCCAAGAAGCCGTGCAAGGGGTTGAAAAAGGTCTGGCCGCTAAAGCCCGGGACCAGGCCTATCGGGATGCAGTGTCCCAGGTGGCAGCTAAACTAGAAGCCGGAAAAGTCAGGGCCCGATGGGCACTTCAGGGGACGAAACCCGGCCGCGGGGCAGGTTCAGGTCCAACCGCGGCAGGTGGGCAGGCCGGTTCCACCGCAGTGGCCCAAGCCTATACGCAGCGGGTAGCCGACCTGATCCGATCGCACTGGCAACCCCATAGTTTGCAACGCAGTAATCTCAAAGCCCTCAAGACCGTAATTGTGGTGCGGGTGATGGCGAATGGGACGGTTGCGGCTTCCTGGTTTGAACAAGAATCCGGGGACCGCCTCTATGATCAGTCGGCGATGACGGCCATTAGTCGCAGCAATCCCTTACCGGCTCTGCCCTTTGGGGTGGAACAATTGGAAATCGGCGTCACCTTTACCCCAGAATGGAAAGCCAGCTCTTG includes the following:
- a CDS encoding TonB C-terminal domain-containing protein translates to MMDIKWKRGAIEPQTPKERLGVMLLVSLVCHLALFAVVLYLKPFARHWPEVTPTYTVDLVNLPLPGPPNPEAETVPALPLGPSAIKAPKPVPQEQGPAPETKSIKKLAPSAPELPAKSAPKSAVESPRPTLTKPDRPAPQVPLAEAKKTPAVKPTPAPSPPAVQKSEAKKTAPVAQIRPEVKPSHAENQKPTASAKSKSVPVQPPGPSPAAEAVKPKPLSFPEVAKIKSEAPQKTVPDKTVSDTKAKTKSAGPSPSQVRQPSPSAAKPGPEAAGTGNAAKSESRPPAPPSAAAAKTGDKTQGQAEPTAPAQVKRNQSIQEAVQGVEKGLAAKARDQAYRDAVSQVAAKLEAGKVRARWALQGTKPGRGAGSGPTAAGGQAGSTAVAQAYTQRVADLIRSHWQPHSLQRSNLKALKTVIVVRVMANGTVAASWFEQESGDRLYDQSAMTAISRSNPLPALPFGVEQLEIGVTFTPEWKASS
- the tolR gene encoding protein TolR → MAAASFNNNKEPMADINVTPLVDVMLVLLIIFMVTAPMMTQGVDVNLPQTTAGPLEAKKPPVIVSITPGGEIYINEQRGELATLGAAIAQEEKLHGPGPVYLKADRTVPYGLVVQVMGRLKAAGVEKLGMVTESPVEKSE
- the tolQ gene encoding protein TolQ gives rise to the protein MDISIFFPLISSTLTSAVAAASTSDLDILPIVQAAGPMVKGVMLVLLFFSIVCWAIIFAKLVLLTRAKKQTMEFLEIFWSAKNLSTAYHDTRHLRASPVAEIYRLGYIELGKLRQTKTTLDNPGHETQASVSLRAGLDNVSRALRRAISAETTRLSRALTFLATTGNTAPFIGLFGTVWGIMNAFRGISLKGSATLSMVAPGIAEALIATAAGLAAAIPAVIAYNYFLSKVRVLEAEMGNFAADLLNIIERDLLRRVQPREAQGHGRSEL